Below is a genomic region from Henckelia pumila isolate YLH828 chromosome 3, ASM3356847v2, whole genome shotgun sequence.
CAGCACCTAGCCCCGGTCGTTAAAATCAATAGTTCTTTTGAAACTCTATGTTTTTTTTACCCCAAAGATTTCAAAAATAGTAACGATTTTTACGTGTGGAGTACGTGCTTTACGATGATCACGAGTTCCATTTTGCCAACGCTAACCAGCCACCTGATAATCAATCACCATATTATTACTTAACAGCTCAATGCCTCGTACTTAACAGTCATCGGACGGTTAAAGCCTGTCTGAGACAGCAAATTCCCAACGGCGGAGAGGTCACGGCAGAAAACTCCTTGAAACACTGATGCTGGTGGGGTTGTCACGATCATAGTAGTACTGTTGTTCTTGCAATTCGCGGATTCTGAGATGGCTTTGGGAGTTGAATCCATCTTAGCGACTGATGGTTGGGGGATGATGGCCGCGGCGGTCTTCTTTCTCTGTTTTTCAGCCGATTCTTCGTCTAAGATTGTTGCCATTACACTAGTGTACCCTTTCTGAATCATTCTGTAGAGGAGAAGAGAGGATAACTTGGCTCTATCTCGAACCGAATCCACCTCTTTCTCGTCCGCAAACTCGCACCTTTCGATGAAACCCGAGGATTTATCGGGCTTGTGTTTGAGGTTTAGCAGCAAATGAGCTCTTTCTACCTCTGATCTAGAGCACCCTCTCCTCAATCCAATAAGGGCATAGTAATCAACATGACCGATTTCGCCAGCAGCCACCCTTTGCTTTAGTTGCTGGATTTTCGAAGCCAATGAACATAATTTTCCTGGGATTTCTCTATACTGGATGTTTTGTCTCTTCCAGGCTGGTCCTGGCAATTTTCGATCACGGAGAATCGAATTGTACAGCAGTTTCAAGTGTTCGAGATCGTGGAGACTATCGGGCAAACATCCGATGGTTTCGAATAAAGTCGCTCTAACGGTGAGCGCTTCGATGCAGCTGGTGTCTAGAGCTAACGCTCTGTTGCAATCTGCTATTGCTTCCGCCACTCGACCGGCTGATTGAAAAGCTACGGCGCGGTGCACGTAGCATTCGGATAGGAACCCCTGTGGAGCACCCCGACGGCCATCCACGATCTTGGAGAAATGCCGGATGGATTCGGAGAAGAGACCGGCGTCGAGGGCAGCTATCGCTGCGGTCTTGCGGCGTATGAGGAGTTTTATCTGGCAGAGGAGTTGGGAAATGCTCTCGGACTCGGTTTTTGGCGGGTTTTGTGGGTAATTATCAGGCAGAATGTCGTCTGAGAGAGGGAATTTGTTGGATGTGAATACATCGTCCGACAGTGAAATGCTTTCACGGCGGAAGGCAGCGGTGGCGAGACGTTTTCCGGTCTGGAGAAGCACCATCGCGTCCTCCATTAAGCCCAGGTGGCAACATGCTTGGCCTAATACAGAGTACCTGTTGGATTACAGCATTTGTCAACGAATCCAACAGAAAAATTTTAGCTCATGTAGATGATTTTGACATCTGTAAACTTTAAACTAAGATGGGTTTCATGAATTTCAACAGTGATTTCGCGTGATCCACAAGCCACTGTCTCTCTGAATCTAAAACAATCGagcagaagaaaaaaaaatggggaTCGATTTCGAAACATACCTCCATTGCCCTTCTCTCTCGACGTTTTTGCACAGACCCGCCATCACCTTCTTCTTCAAATCCGACACAGAGAAACACTTGAACACAGTGTCGTTGCGATCCAGAGGGCCGCCGTCGGAGGAAAGAAGCTTGACTTGCTCCTTCGACAGCTGGGCGGACGAGCTATCCGATAACCCCGACGACGAGGCATCCTCGGAGACCACCAATTTCAGGCTGGGAATATAGTCCTGAAGCATATCCGCAACCTCCTTAAACCGCCGGAGATACAGCAAACACCGCGCCTTCAGCTCCAGCGCCACCTCCATGCGCGGCGCCACCGCCAGCGCCGCCTCCAGAAGACCCAACGCCGACGACACATCCGAAGCCTCTTGCGTGGCAATCAACATCTTCGCCTCCCTCACATATCTCTCCACCATCTGCACAACAGTATCCCAAGAATCAATCCATCAAAAAGCTCCCGCAATCCCATAACCAAGAACCAACAAacaatacaaaacaaaacaaaacaatacaaaacAATAGACAAATACAGAAGATGGGTTACCTTTCTATTGGTGAGCCACCAGTGTTTCCTCTCCCCTCCGCCGCGAGACGGAGACACTGCAGCCATGGAAGAAAACCCAAGAATCCGAATCAACCACAGacgattttttttatcaataggCAAAGAAACTCACCACATTTTAATGGAAAGCTCTGCAGAGATTGAAATGTTAAGAGAAGGGAGTGAATAGTGTAGGAGAGGGCATTAAACAAAAAATGCCAGCTTTGACCTGAGATAAAAGCTATGATCCATGGCTGGCAACCAGATTCCTCTCTCTCTCTAGACCCCTACACTGTACACACAGATGGTGATGGCGGATAATATTATTCTATTCTTTTCCATTGAAActgaaccaaaaaaaaaaaaaaaattctcatatGTTTCATTACCAAAGTCTTTTTATTTCTTTAATTTATTACAAATTACAAATCTTGAATTCGTAAACAAAGCAATCAAATTTTTTTGCTCAAAATTGCCCGCGTGGAGGTCAACACACACAATGAGGCTGGCAAGCCGGAAGATTTTTATCAGTTTTTTTATTTGGTCAACCaaacttttttctttttcttcaatGTTATATTGCAAATCGTaattagtttttgtttttttatccgAATGAGATTTGGATTTTGAATGAAGAGATTAACAAGAGTTcaagaaatatatttttctccGCCATAAATCCAATTACATTTAACTGTAATTTGATGAAACCTAATAATGTGATTTATTTTAGTGTATGTACGGTCTTTTAGATATATTTGTGATATTAGTCCAACCAAACCATATAAACAATGTAAAAAAAATTGGATTaacaagtaatattttttttataagtgAAATCGAATAGAAGATTTTTTGACAAAATTAACATGTGAGacaatttcataaattttttatatttattttaatcagTATATATAACTAAGAGTTTTCAATTTTTCTATCttattcaaaattaatattttgttaaaagAAGATGATATAATGTAAATAAACATTCGTTGATATATTTAAGAGGTCTGCATGATTTTGGGATGGTATCCGTATATtggaatatttaaaattttggagagatttttgttttttgtatGATATTACAACAAGGTcataaatattacaaaaaaaCTCTTGTATATAATATTGTTTTACATCTCAATTTTATGAGCCAAATTTCCAACACAATCTAAtcaatgaaaaaatatttagcaaaccaGGTCGATTTCTCCATAAAATAAGCTAAGCTGTATCAAACCTTTTCAAAACATATTAAATCCATCAAATTAATAACGATATtatatctttaaaaaaatttaaaaaaattctgaactgttttttcaaaatttacaaTTTCAAGGTCTAATGACTGAAAACTACACCAACCAAATCTAcatgaaatcaaaatatttgcttcattttaaaaaaatcacattAATCTTTGCATCATTTGGACTATTAATTTAGAGTCATTTTGGATACAAATGcatttttactttaaaaaatatttttttaagttcgTTTTTTAAAGTACTTTTTAAGCAAAAGCTGCAATAATTTAGTGTTTGAATAAATATATTgaaagcatttttttttaagttgagTTATTAAAAAAATCCTAAGAATgaacttttaaaaaaacacttattttgaTTTAATCAAGTGCTTTTAAAGCACTTCAAATCTACACAAACAAATTTCAAACaataaaaacacttttttattaaaaaaaaatcttttggcTTCCTAATTCAATCGTACTCTTGAACTAATTATTACGCGCACGCTTTGGATATCATGTATCGtggattttattttagttcTTAAATTTCTTGAtaatgattattttttagtttttttatgcCAAGTTTGAGAACAAATTGTTTATTAAAACAACCATTTCTGAAGGACAATTACGGTATTAGGATAAATATTTCATATTGGGACTCTTACTTTATAAATACTTGCAGCAGAATACACGCATTACACgtgtaatattatatatataaatattatgttatgtgtgtgtatatgatagaaatttatttttttaaattttttttaataagatttctttttgaatttgataattttgtgtgtgtgtgtgtgtgtcttttctagaaaaaaaaataagagtgAGTATTAATAATAAGAATAAGAACAACAATAATAGAGGAGGCACCAGATAGGTATTCTATTCAATTGCTCAACCTgattcatatatataataaaaattataatttaaaataaaattaatatacacCTGGAATTTAGAGGTGGCTCATACGGGTTCAAGAGGTGTCTTCCGTCATGTAGCACTTTGCCCCCGCAAGTTCAATAGGTGGATCCCACGCACGTAGCACTTTGCCCCGCATAGCACTATTTCCCGGGGTCTGTCGGCTGGTGACCGTATCTGATACCATTTTGTCACGCCCCTTTTCCGGGGTCTGTCGGCTAGTgaccgtctctgataccattctaTCATGCCCCGAGCCCAGGCCCGCGCCTGCACACAATGAGCTCCTATAGAAACTATTTAGTATTCATCTttgctttacgaaaatgattaaatcAAGTTGCTATAGAAATCCATTGTAGCtcattttaaaatcattttaaagttttcatttttctcatgtgGGACAGGGGTCTCACAATATATGTAACGGGTCGCGTATAAGATTTGTTTCACAAATTTTAACCAAAAAACGGTCTCACAATACATTTTGCGTTTTTTAGTCGGTATTTTGTGAGAATTCTCACAAACTTTTATCTCTGAGATCGATTGACTTGATTCTAGCATAgaatgaaattatttttgacataaaatatcATACTTTTAAATGACTCAAGTCGAATAAGAGATTTATTTCACAAATTCGTGAGACGATCTTACctgaattattaattttatgcgattttgattttatatatgataATGTGTTTATAATTTAAGCACGCGagggaaaaataataatttagtagATGATGCATCGACTCATCTTTTAATTTTAGCTTTGACTTTAATTGGCGATTTTGCATTGAATTCTTTACTTCTCAACAAACCACTTCGATGTTGTTCCAAAACAGATCACTGATGTATTCCAATTCCGAGAGCTTCGATGAAAAATATAAAACACGACTTCGCAATTAAATTGGATAAAATAcgtataatattttaatattatattttccaTATTCAAATCAAAGTTATTATAACACAtaataattttatgaaaatttatcaaatcgtctgttaaattatatatattttggattttggtatACTGAATCTAATTAGTCAAATTTTGATTTaatgcaatatttttttttagttcaaTCTTTATTTTTTCATCGGTACACTCGTATAAGAAAAATGGTAGatttcaacctagcatatgAGTAATACCTCAATGATAGATCAAATGTTCCATGATTTGCCACGTCAACAATACATAATTAAATACGCTTATGTTTAAAAATACGAACCGTTAGATGCATGATTTGGGTATTACCCATATGTTAGAATCTCATCTACCAAAGAAAAGCTCTGAAACCATAATAAACCATTTTAAAGGATCAAGGTCCCAAATAAACTAACGATTAACTTTCAAGAAATTTTAGTAATttcctttattattattattttcttttttgaaGATAGTAATTTCCTTTATTActattattgttattgttattcaAAAGATTGATATTTCTTCTCATATACGTGGTCTACCAAAGATATCAATATTTATTATTGAATACTTACAACGAAGCACACGCGTTGCATatgtaaaataataaagatAGTAAAGATATAATtttcttaaataatatataatttttttatttatcaaagataatatttgaatttttgaacttttgaaAGTGGATAAGATGTTGTAGTTATGATTAAATTATAGATTACTTTTAAGTAGACATTAGTATTTTTGTAAAAACTATTTGATGTCATTAAGTCAGACCACTAAGGACTCCAACTTTTATAATATAGAAAGATATTATCAAGGAAACGAAATTATACAGTTAAGATAATGCCCTAAAATACATCTTAAAAgaatatgagttttttttttaggaaaaagCAAATCTACACATTTTATTAAAAGCTctgttctttttttaaaaaaataaaaaacatccaTTGTCATTATTTATGAGCTGAAAAGTTTATTACAACAGTTTTGATGTAATGTTAACAATAATTAATATCATAACAATACAATTATTATGGACAATGCTCGTGAAACTTCTACGTGGATGGCCCACCTACCACTTCAATTTGGATgttaaaattcataaattctgaaaatcgcACACTTCAATGCACTTTTGCTCAGCCCATGTTTATGTGTGTGAAATTTGAGATAAAACGAGAGGAGTTGGcgaaaaaactttaaaaaagaCGTAGAGAAATACGAAGATTACAAATAAACAAACACTTACATAACAAATAGAGCAAATTGGTGATAAATTCCCAAATCCAAACTTGACATTGACCTAGCTCCCTACCCATAAGATTCTTTGCAATAGCTtcctaggaccaccaaacttgaataattaaatgtttaattttTGTACTTGATTTATGCTTATTTGtgcttaaaatctaaagactttatgctaaaatctgaagattttgtgcttaattatggtacaaagaattatccgtaaaaatggtatcagagccttaggttaattattctgacataatattattcattaattcatattttctttgttgagtagaagatttttacaaaagaatgacttcaaacgatggtttgaatcaagaggattttattcctATGAAATcttataaacaagttaatctattcacaatagattacttacaacaggttgtgattaatgctcttaaatttgaagagataaataaagatgatttctaactctcaatttttagagattacccgagattcctctaaactctccggagatcttagagaaattcaaaagacagtacaatattacaacaatcagctgtatgaaatacctcgacaaattgaagaaatccttaagaaacaagaaaaaattcttggaactctaaaagatcttcaaaataaaatcataaatctagaacacacgtcgggttctagaaaaggaaatacaggaggaaggttaccactctcatttggtaccgaacctttgttacatcagaaaggtaaaactaaaatggttcaaaaacctttaactgataatgaaatgatgattaatctcatAAAAGCAGTATCAAAGAAAaccactatctgatgactactttagaaagattaaatctctaggatctacaagatcttgcggattcttttgcgaatctcaaagtagtagatctaaaaatgaatttcccTGAGTGTGAACAActcatagggaatcccccaagatatgtagttaaaacagaagaaccacatagtgagttccaggttggagaaaattcacatccagcaggaaccagatcaagaaggagtaaaatcccgctccatcaaactccttacggaaaaactgttttagatccaatacatccttatggggttatgttaaaccttgatgttctggacttaaaaaatagataagatctcatagatgattggacatcagctatgagaatagcagcagaaacattagatctcaataaagaaggtttcattaaacttctagaaatgagtctaatggtaTCTGTCAAGATCGcctgggagatgactatgccaaaaactaaggaatcaatcttagcaggagaatccctcagtgagattggaggaagaatagccaccctatttaaaacacaattcataggggttgactatttcaataatcaagatacagagaaaaaaagaatatatactcaagctctgtatagcctcgagttacatgatatttgtttagttgatgaatacattatgttattcactaaatatagatgaaattcgggagtcgaggaaaatgtagctattcagctattttttgcaaaaatgccaagtccatGGAGAGAAATactgattaaagaatatgtttcaggtaatcttgatacattggcaagacgtgtctcctttttgaaaggaaaattagcagaatggtgccatatggcagcattacaaaagaactacaagaaaataacgggtatagataagcgtacacctttgtgttgtagagaaaatgatcttcaaacaatcattggaaacagatcacagagatttaaaagaaataaattcagaaataatccctataataaaaggaTGAAAAGTTATTGGAAAcaaagaacattttggtccaaacaaaaggccagatcctatagatcggGTAGAAAAAGTGGACccacaagaacatccccagcaacaggcttatcacaaagcaggggaagaacaccatcaagaagaactttcagaagaactcatacaagagcaagtgaaagtttcaaggattgcagctgctggacatgtggagcaagaggacatatatctacaaattgtctagaaaacgagaaaaaatgagttaaactctttgaagcaatatcagatatggatgatgtggtcttctttcaagatctagtccaagtatatcaatttgaggatatcccctcagatgaaagcatatacgaagaagagatattgtttagtcgagaagtttctgaggatgaatctgaatcagaatcagagtaaagaggaagtgtttcggcatgaaacacatgaaagtttggctggattctttagtcaaaccacgatatctcataatatggtccaaaggattatgagataaaatccaacattacagaagtaccaaggattttcagcaggacaagttgaaagagtcttaggaaacctagggctaagacaaagaagacataatttgatttataaggtatccagaagggaaatggcgatccctatggaattaaccagtaatcaaattgagatgcagttaattccctttgaaaaaattcgagaggaattacataaattaaaaacagaagtagcaaagacaatgtcttggattcatattggagcaatccagattatgatcaaagctacttttaaagagagaatagattcacccatagatatcgtagtatgcgataaaagaatgggaaatatacaagatgcggttctaggaactatctcgggaaatttGTGTGCAGAAAAAATtctgggagttatttatccaataatagcctacaatttagctgatagagattttagttGAGCCCTGacattgcatcaaaacttcaaggaaaaaagactaatgaaggaaggtaataggccatattctattacgtatcaaatttcatatgctctttctaatactcaccattctgaattatttattagaaatgagttcattgaaattccaaagatctttgggaaagttgctcaagcaatatacccggaaagaatcgagtttcctttaattcaggaaacagacattcaaattcaagacagaccggttctatacagagaccttaaaatagaaccccgaatgttatctttccaaggagacagAATGACTAGCAGGAGAtgagacaaatctcctattcaagaaattccaccagaagaaaaaaagttttctataataggaaaacttagatcttcagaaggatggaaagaagtaaaaatagt
It encodes:
- the LOC140890722 gene encoding uncharacterized protein — its product is MAAVSPSRGGGERKHWWLTNRKMVERYVREAKMLIATQEASDVSSALGLLEAALAVAPRMEVALELKARCLLYLRRFKEVADMLQDYIPSLKLVVSEDASSSGLSDSSSAQLSKEQVKLLSSDGGPLDRNDTVFKCFSVSDLKKKVMAGLCKNVEREGQWRYSVLGQACCHLGLMEDAMVLLQTGKRLATAAFRRESISLSDDVFTSNKFPLSDDILPDNYPQNPPKTESESISQLLCQIKLLIRRKTAAIAALDAGLFSESIRHFSKIVDGRRGAPQGFLSECYVHRAVAFQSAGRVAEAIADCNRALALDTSCIEALTVRATLFETIGCLPDSLHDLEHLKLLYNSILRDRKLPGPAWKRQNIQYREIPGKLCSLASKIQQLKQRVAAGEIGHVDYYALIGLRRGCSRSEVERAHLLLNLKHKPDKSSGFIERCEFADEKEVDSVRDRAKLSSLLLYRMIQKGYTSVMATILDEESAEKQRKKTAAAIIPQPSVAKMDSTPKAISESANCKNNSTTMIVTTPPASVFQGVFCRDLSAVGNLLSQTGFNRPMTVKYEALSC